A region of Pyxidicoccus parkwaysis DNA encodes the following proteins:
- a CDS encoding ABC transporter ATP-binding protein, which produces MSEVILSGIKKSFGQNLIVKGVDLQVREGEFLVMVGPSGCGKTTLLRLIAGLEQVDSGEVRIGGARVNDVPPRDRDVAMVFQSYALYPHMTVRENLAFGLTLRKFPESEIASRVQEVAGMLELSHLLDRKPKALSGGQRQRVAMGRAIVRRPKVFLFDEPLSNLDTALRVQMRGELARLHRRLGATMIYVTHDQVEAMTLATRVAVFNGGILQQVGPPLELYNRPANRFVAGFLGSPAMNFLEAQREGSGFTGRGFTLPCPTDVPADAGKVLVGLRPQDLRVASQGPLAGTVDAVERLGFDGYAFLTTEAGPVAARFDKGVNVAVGDKVSLAPVADSLHVFTEDGARALRHPADRDSLEVAS; this is translated from the coding sequence TTGTCCGAAGTCATCCTGAGCGGGATCAAGAAGTCGTTTGGCCAGAACCTCATCGTGAAGGGCGTGGACCTTCAGGTGAGGGAAGGCGAATTCCTCGTCATGGTAGGGCCTTCCGGCTGCGGGAAGACCACCCTGCTGCGCCTCATCGCGGGGCTGGAGCAGGTGGACTCGGGAGAGGTGCGGATTGGCGGAGCGCGGGTGAACGACGTGCCGCCGCGTGATCGCGACGTGGCGATGGTGTTCCAGTCCTACGCGCTCTACCCGCACATGACGGTGCGGGAGAACCTGGCCTTCGGCCTGACGCTGCGGAAGTTCCCCGAGTCGGAGATTGCCTCCCGCGTGCAGGAAGTCGCGGGCATGCTGGAGCTGAGCCACCTGCTGGACCGCAAGCCCAAGGCGCTGTCCGGTGGCCAACGTCAGCGCGTGGCCATGGGGCGCGCCATCGTCCGGCGCCCCAAGGTGTTCCTCTTCGACGAGCCCCTGTCCAACCTGGACACCGCCCTGCGCGTACAGATGCGCGGCGAACTGGCGCGGCTGCACCGGCGGCTGGGCGCCACGATGATCTACGTCACCCACGACCAGGTGGAGGCCATGACGCTGGCCACCCGAGTGGCCGTCTTCAACGGGGGCATCCTCCAGCAGGTGGGCCCGCCGCTGGAGCTCTACAACCGCCCGGCGAACCGCTTCGTGGCGGGCTTCCTCGGCTCGCCGGCCATGAACTTCCTGGAGGCGCAGCGCGAGGGCTCGGGCTTCACCGGCCGGGGCTTCACCCTGCCCTGCCCCACGGACGTGCCGGCGGATGCCGGGAAGGTGCTGGTGGGCCTGCGTCCCCAGGACTTGCGCGTCGCTTCGCAGGGGCCGCTGGCGGGTACCGTGGACGCGGTGGAGCGGCTGGGCTTCGACGGGTACGCCTTCCTCACCACGGAGGCGGGCCCGGTGGCGGCGCGCTTCGACAAGGGCGTGAATGTCGCCGTCGGTGACAAGGTGTCGCTGGCGCCGGTGGCGGACTCGCTGCACGTCTTCACCGAGGACGGTGCGCGTGCGCTGCGGCACCCGGCGGACCGCGACTCGTTGGAGGTGGCGTCGTGA